AGCTAAAATAACATTAAATGAAATAGAAAAATGACAGCTTGTCCTTGACGTGTGCCTCCATAATTTTTTAAAAAGTGTTTAAATCATTTTCTCTCTTTAGTCTAAAGTGCATCCAAGGACACTGTTTATATTAGTAAACCTCTTCATCTAAAACTTTAACTTCATGTGATTATGGCTGTACATTTAGGCCCTTTGATACCTGAATTCTCAGCTCTTGGCTAAATAATTATACAACGGTTAACCCCTTTACAATAGCTTTACATAGAGGTTACCTTTATAACATTCGCtctacacagagagaggaagggttcGAGCGCTTAAGATTGACCAACGCTAcatcatttttgtttgtttgcctGTTAAATGTTTACTTACGACGGTACAATACAGAAAACAATTTATAAAGCCATGCAAGTCAACCATCAAGTCAACCTCTGATGTTTTATCTAAACATCTTCTCACAGACCCTGTGTTCTAACCCCTGCTCCTTCCTGAGAGGGgcatgggggagggagggagggagggagggagggagagagagaaggcagacgAGGAGGAGGGGAATCTGCCCGCTATCTCTCACGCGACCGACCTTCACATCCTAGTAGCTTGTTctgccatacagacagacacagagagagatacagacagacagacacagagagagatacagacagacacagacagagagatacagacagacacagagagagatacagacagacacagacagacagagacagagagagatacagacagagacagagagatacagacagacacagacagagagatacagacagacagagacagacagacacagaaagagacagacggATTGAGAGCCCTTCCaaatgacagagaggagagagagaaatctaTTATTTACAGACCACGTGTCTCCCTCCTATAACAACCGGCTTTACAGTATGTACAAAGAAACGAACACTGCTCCAGCACACCACCGAGCACCATAACCACCGCTGGCCCCTCAGTTGGCCTTCGCGACGCGCGAGTCCGAGCCGATGTAGTTGAGCATGGTCTGGACGAGCTCCGGGAGGTCGTAGTCGTGTTTCCAGCCCCAGTCGTTCCGCGCGTTAGAGTCGTCAAAGTTCATTGGCCAGCTGTCGGCTGTaaaggggaaagaagagagagacattGTCAATGTGGATGTCTTCTTTACTCTAAAGGCTTTTAACACTTTGTCGTTTGTTTCTACATTAAAACTTCATCAAATCTAAATGCTTGGAAGTTCGAGAATCTCAATGTTGAGCTTCTAGTGGAGTATTTAGACAGGTCTTCCTGGTTCACTGATCTTTGATCTCAAAATGGTATCATCCACCAGTATTATGGTTGCTAATTCCCAGCTTTTCAAGAAATCCCAATCGGAGGATTCCCAGAATCAGAAGGGAATAAGCAAGGAGGGAATCCTCCCACTGGGTTGAAAACCTGGGAATGTTGCAACCCCAACCAGTATAAATAAAGGATCAATAAAATGCTCATACCGATGGCCTGTCTGACTTGGTCGATGTCGTAGGTGACCTCCAGGTCAGGCAGCTGTTTCTGGACCTCCTGAGCCAGCTCTTCAGGGGTAAAGCTCATGGCGTTGATGTTGTAGGTCCTCATGGAGAGGGTGTCTGTGGGCGCTTCCATCATCTCCACGGTGGCACGCAGACAGTCGTCGATGTACATCATGGGCAGCCGCGTGTCTGGCTTCAGGTTGCACTCAAACTTCCCCGTCTTGACGGCATCGTGGAAGATGGCTACCGCGTAGTCTGGAGTAAGGGAGGCAGGATATACGCTTAGATGTGTTTGGTTTAATCATAGTGACTGATGACCTTCGACCTATTAAGTGTATGCACACTCAGAATGTTTATTTCACTGTCTTTGTTAgtagaagggggaggagggggcaggTTAGGATGGGGTGTATTTTGTTGTGTGTTAAAATCACATATGATCAAAGTGACTGATCTCTTCTGGTCTATACTACTGATCAACTGATCTGGTCTGGTCTATACTACTGATCTCTACTGGTCTATACTACTGATCAACTGATCTGGTCTGGTCTATACTACTGATCAACTGATCTGGTCTGGTCTATACTACTGATCTCTACTGGTATATACTACTGATCAACTGATCTCTTGTGATCTATACTATTGATCAACTGATCTCTTCTGGTCTATACTATTGATCAACTGATCTCTTCTGGTCAATACTATTGATCAACTGATCTCTTGTGATCTATACTATTGATCAACTGATCTCTTCTGGTCTATACTATTGATCAACTGATCTCTTCTGGTCTATACTATTGATCAACTGATCTCTTCTGGTCTATACTATTGATCAACTGATCTCTTGTGATCTATACTATTGATCAACTGATCTCTTGTGATCTATACTATTGATCAACTGATCTCTTCTGGTCAATACTATTGATCAACTGATCTCTTGTGATCTATACTATTGATCAACTGATCTCTTCTGGTCTATACTATTGATCAACTGATCTCTTCTGGTCTATAATATTGATCAACTGATCACTTCTGATCTACTGTATCTAGTGTACAACATCTTTGTAAACAATGTGATTTTGAGACATTTCATTATTTGtgcttatctattttttacttaaaactgcattgttggttaagggcttgtaagtaagcatttcactgtaaggtctacacctgttgtattcggagcatgtggcaaataaaatttgatttgacctAACACCCTAGCATTATCACCCTGTAGTAGTATTACCTAACGCCATAGCATTATCACCCTGTAGTAGTATTACCTAACGCCATAGCATTATCACCCTGTAGGGGTATTACCTAACGTCATAGCATTATCACCCTGTAGCATTATCACCCTGTAGCAGTATTACCTAACACCCTAGCATTATCACCCTGTAGGGGTATTACCTAACGTCATAGCATTATCACCCTGTAGGGGTATTACCTAACGCCATAGCATTATCACCCTGTAGAGGTATTACCTAATGTCATAGCATTATCACCCTGTAGTAGTATTACCTAACGTCATAGCATTATCACCCTGTAGCATTATCACCCTGTAGGGGTATTACCTAATGTCATAGCATTATCACCCTGTAGTAGTATTACCTAACGCCATAGCATTATCACCCTGTAGGGGTATTACCTAACACCCTAGCATTATCACCCTGTAGGGGTATTACCTAATGTCATAGCATTATCACCCTGTAGTAGTATTACCTAACGTCATAGCATTATCACCCTGTAGCAGTATTACCTAACGCCCTAGCATTATCACCCTGTAGTAGTATTACCTAACGTCATAGCATTATCACCCTGTAGGGGTATTACCTAACGTCATAGCATTATCACCCTGTAGGGGTATTACCTAACGCCATAGCATTATCACCCTGTAGAGGTATTACCTAACGCCATAGCATTATCACCCTGTAGTAGTATTACCTAACGCCATAGCATTATCACCCTGTAGAGGTATTACCTAACGCCCTAGCATTATCACCCTGTAGGGGTATTACCTAACGTCATAGCATTATCACCCTGTAGCAGTATTACCTAACGTCATAGCATTATCACCCTGTAGCAGTATTACCTAACACCCTAGCATTATCACCCTGTAGGGGTATTACCTAACGCCCTAGCATTATCACCCTGTAGCATTATCACCCTGTAGTAGTATTACCTAACGCCCTAGCATTATCACCCTGTAGCATTATCACCCTGTAGAGGTATTACCTAACGCCCTAGCATCATCACCCTGTAGTAGTATTACCTAACGCCCTAGCATTATCACCCTGTAGCATTATCACCCTGTAGGGGTATTACCTAACGCCCTAGCATTATCACCCTGTAGCATTATCACCCTGTAGTAGTATTACCTAACGCCCTAGCATTATCACCCTGTAGCATTATCACCCTGTAGGGGTATTACCTAACGCCCTAGCATTATCACCCTGTAGCATTATCACCCTGTAGAGGTATTACCTAACGCCCTAGCATTATCACCCTGTAGTAGTATTACCTAACGCCCTAGCATTATCACCCTGTAGCATTATCACCCTGTAGAGGTATTACCTAACGCCCTAGCATTATCACCCTGTAGCATTATCACCCTGTAGGGGTATTACCTAACGCCCTAGCATTATCACCCTGTAGTAGTATTACCTAACGCCCTAGCATTATCACCCTGTAGCATTATCACCCTGTAGAGGTATTACCTAACGCCCTAGCATTATCACCCTGTAGCATTATCACCCTGTAGGGGTATTACCTAACGCCCTAGCATTATCACCCTGTAGCATTATCACCCTGTAGGGGTATTACCTAACGCCCTAGCATTATCACCCTGTAGCAGTATTACCTAACGCCCTAGCATTATCACCCTGTAGGGGTATTACCTAACGCCCTAGCATTATCACCCTGTAGGGGTATTACCTAACGCCCTAGCATTATCACCCTGGTTAGAAATACTGAAGGCCATAACCAAAACGACCATGTTCTAAAACATGTCCCTGTCACATAACCCCAATGACATGTTGAAGTCAGGAAGCAGACGCAAATAGAGTTACGACAGTGAAGGGACTGGTGTTCcgctatggtgtgtgtgtgggagggaggacaggtgtgtgtgtgtgtgtgtgtgtgtgtgtgtcactaacTCACCTGTCGTTCCTCCGCCAGGCTGTGAGTCGGCAGAGATGATGCCTGGGTAGCGGAGGCAGCGGAAGTCAAGGCCGTAGCGGTGGTGGTAGTACTGTTGATGGGAAGACAGGCAATAAGGGTTAGAGGTTTCACTTATAGGGACATTACAGACCAATGATTTCAGATTCACCAGGTCAGATTCACCAGGTCAGATTCAGCAGGTCAGATTCAGCAGGTCAGATTCAGCAGGTCAGATTCAGCAGGTCAGATTCACCAGGTCAAATTCACCAGGTCAGATTCACCAGGTCAAATTCACCAGGTCAGATTCACCAGGTCAGATTCACCAGGTCAGATTCACCAGGTCAGATTCACCAGGTCAGATTCACCAGGTCAGATTCACCAGGTCAGATTTAGCAGGTCAGATTTAGCAGGTCAGATTCACCAGGTCAGATTCAGCAGGTCAAATTCACCAGGTCAGATTCACCAGGTCAAATTCACCAGGTCAGATTCACCAGGTCAGATTCACCAGGTCAGATTCAGCAGGTCAGATTTAGCAGGTCAGATTCACCAGGTCAGATTCAGCAGGTCAAATTCACCAGGTCAAATTCACCAGGTCAGATTCAGCAGGTCAAATTCAGCAGGTCAGATTCAGCAGGTCAGATTCAGCAGGTCAGATTCAGCAGGTCAGATTCAGCAGGTCAGATTCAGCAGGTCAAATTCACCAGGTCAAATTCACCAGGTCAGATTCAGCAGGTCAGATTCAGCAGGTCAGATTCAGCAGGTCAGATTCAGCAGGTCAGATTCACCAGGTCAGATTCAGCAGGTCAGATTCAGCAGGTCAGATTCACCAGGTCAGATTCAGCAGGTCAAATTCACCAGGTCAGATTCACCAGGTCAGATTCAGCAGGTCAGATTCAGCAGGTCAGATTCAGCAGGTCAGATTTAGCAGGTCAGATTTATCAGGTCAGATTCAGCAGGTCAGATTCAGCAGGTCAGATTTATCAGGTCAGATTCAGCAGGTCAGATTCAGCAGGTCAGATTTAGCAGGTCAGATTTAGCAGGTCAGATTCACCAGGTCAGATTCAGCAGGTCAGATTCAGCAGGTCAGATTCAGCAGGTCAGATTCACCAGGTCAGATTCAGCAGGTCAGATTCAGCAGGTCAGATTTACCAGGTCAGATTCAGCAGGTCAGATTTACCAGGTCAGATTCAGCAGGTCAGATTCCTGGTATATGTATTTTAAAGTAAGTAGCGAGGGCAGAGTGGCTTGAGGCTGAATGCTTATTGTCAATGTATCCCCATTTtgctttgtattttgtatttcttACAATATTTGTGTATTTTTTATCTCACCTCTCCCATGAGCTCTGCGTGGACTTTGGAGACCCCGTAGATGGTCCTGGGTCTCTGGACACAGAGGTCAGGGGTCGGGTTCCGGGGAGAGGTGGGTCCGAAGGCTCCGATGGTGCTGGGGACGAACAGACGCAGGCCGTGCTCCGCTGCGATGTCCAGGA
This window of the Coregonus clupeaformis isolate EN_2021a chromosome 33, ASM2061545v1, whole genome shotgun sequence genome carries:
- the LOC121548469 gene encoding L-threonine 3-dehydrogenase, mitochondrial, translating into MPVIRTLSKVAKHALLSPGCGCQPITVAVRTISFSPRQVTSDASFHSVSFSETDHPKVLITGGLGQLGVGLATMLRKRFGNNNVILSDIRKPPSHVFYSGPFIYSDILDYKNLREIVVNNRITWLVHYSALLSAVGEANVALARDVNITGLHNVLDIAAEHGLRLFVPSTIGAFGPTSPRNPTPDLCVQRPRTIYGVSKVHAELMGEYYHHRYGLDFRCLRYPGIISADSQPGGGTTDYAVAIFHDAVKTGKFECNLKPDTRLPMMYIDDCLRATVEMMEAPTDTLSMRTYNINAMSFTPEELAQEVQKQLPDLEVTYDIDQVRQAIADSWPMNFDDSNARNDWGWKHDYDLPELVQTMLNYIGSDSRVAKAN